In Carya illinoinensis cultivar Pawnee chromosome 6, C.illinoinensisPawnee_v1, whole genome shotgun sequence, a single genomic region encodes these proteins:
- the LOC122313212 gene encoding squamosa promoter-binding-like protein 6 isoform X1 — protein MMEPWSYNLEGKGLMFSDEIDLQVDVLATSKKPSEWGDKSTFNFERNGLVSNGEAVARMELEFHDFVRKPFHGNQGMEILSGEVCCSTSKREVSPQCIFASNSCFEEVASEAKLSSSVLEANSLNSSLIDLKLGRLADWKDVENSKILKIKPVLPSAPPSLLTKRARKASSYSQTAFCQVYGCNKDLSSSKDYHKRHKVCDVHSKTTKVIVNGIEQRFCQQCSRFHLLAEFDDGKRSCRKRLAGHNERRRKPQLDTLSGKHKLLQSYQGTGYLGTSLPKRTPFVFPDIFQAGVVYPGKSVQANGFRHIKLEGESFNSPQSAMPITSRQLLSNSILHLHGIGKQHCLGLPSSGTEDYNVTVSTVQELSGPSISSLALSLLSAQSEDLSSHLIGIPMAGPQIMQGDSAHHGDVQVSEKPLKVSSMEQYGPNGLYSYGMNSIEVDKLGSIMFSDASHAAGFQVHTDGIFQESKMLNAKYCPPDHGSTVDWLQLSSHLQRVEQQKNSLQVKQENEGSCYFPNFRAVCNPQVLLVQVKERRLKTFCMDQNTLLSTNFH, from the exons ATGATGGAGCCTTGGAGTTACAATTTAGAAGGGAAAGGTCTTATGTTTTCCGACGAAATAGATTTACAAGTCGATGTTCTTGCTACAAGTAAAAAACCATCGGAATGGGGCGATAAATCCACTTTTAATTTTGAACGCAATGGACTTGTTTCTAATGGTGAAGCGGTTGCGAGAATGGAATTGGAATTCCATGACTTTGTGAGAAAGCCTTTTCATGGTAACCAAGGAATGGAGATACTAAGTGGCGAGGTTTGCTGTAGTACTAGTAAAAGAGAAGTTTCTCCTCAGTGTATTTTTGCTTCAAATTCATGTTTTGAGGAAGTGGCTTCTGAAGCAAAGCTTTCGAGTTCTGTCCTGGAAGCTAACAGCCTAAATTCATCACTGATTGACTTGAAGCTAGGAAGACTGGCTGATTGGAAAGATGTAGAGAATAGCAAGATTTTGAAAATCAAACCGGTTTTGCCTTCTGCACCACCATCCTTGCTTACAAAGCGAGCACGTAAAGCAAGCTCATACTCTCAGACTGCCTTCTGCCAAGTCTATGGTTGTAACAAGGATTTGAGCTCCTCAAAGGATTACCACAAAAGGCATAAAGTTTGTGATGTTCACTCCAAGACTACAAAAGTAATAGTTAACGGCATTGAACAAAGGTTTTGCCAACAGTGTAGCAG GTTTCATTTGCTGGCTGAATTTGATGATGGCAAGCGAAGTTGTCGTAAACGCCTAGCAGGCCACAATGAACGTCGAAGGAAACCTCAGTTAGATACCCTTTCTGGTAAACATAAGCTGCTTCAATCATATCAAG GCACTGGATATCTAGGGACTTCCTTGCCAAAGAGAACACCCTTTGTTTTCCCAGACATTTTTCAAGCAGGCGTTGTTTATCCAGGAAAATCTGTACAAGCTAACGGGTTTAGACATATCAAATTGGAAGGGGAGTCATTTAACAGTCCTCAATCAGCAATGCCTATCACCAGTCGGCAGTTGCTTTCGAACTCTATTCTCCATCTACATGGCATTGGGAAACAACATTGTTTGGGACTGCCTTCATCAGGAACTGAAGACTATAATGTTACTGTTTCCACTGTACAGGAACTGTCAGGGCCCTCAATCTCCAGtcttgctctctctcttctgTCAGCTCAATCAGAAGACTTGTCAAGTCATTTGATAGGAATTCCAATGGCTGGCCCCCAGATTATGCAAGGTGATTCTGCCCATCACGGTGATGTTCAAGTTTCTGAGAAACCCCTAAAGGTAAGCTCTATGGAGCAGTATGGACCAAATGGACTCTATTCATATGGAATGAACTCCATAGAAGTTGACAAGCTGGGATCCATTATGTTTTCTGATGCTAGTCATGCTGCTGGTTTTCAAGTTCATACCGATGGGATTTTTCAAGAGTCAAAGATGCTGAATGCCAAGTATTGTCCTCCTGATCATGGATCCACAGTTGATTGGCTCCAATTGTCATCACATCTTCAAAGAGTGGAGCAACAAAAAAACTCCCTTCAAGTAAAGCAGGAAAATGAGGGCTCGTgctattttccaaactttagAGCAGTGTGCAATCCGCAAG TTTTGTTGGTGCAGGTTAAGGAGAGGCGGTTGAAGACATTCTGCATGGATCAGAATACTCTACTAAGTACTAACTTCCATTGA
- the LOC122313212 gene encoding squamosa promoter-binding-like protein 6 isoform X2 translates to MMEPWSYNLEGKGLMFSDEIDLQVDVLATSKKPSEWGDKSTFNFERNGLVSNGEAVARMELEFHDFVRKPFHGNQGMEILSGEVCCSTSKREVSPQCIFASNSCFEEVASEAKLSSSVLEANSLNSSLIDLKLGRLADWKDVENSKILKIKPVLPSAPPSLLTKRARKASSYSQTAFCQVYGCNKDLSSSKDYHKRHKVCDVHSKTTKVIVNGIEQRFCQQCSRFHLLAEFDDGKRSCRKRLAGHNERRRKPQLDTLSGKHKLLQSYQGTGYLGTSLPKRTPFVFPDIFQAGVVYPGKSVQANGFRHIKLEGESFNSPQSAMPITSRQLLSNSILHLHGIGKQHCLGLPSSGTEDYNVTVSTVQELSGPSISSLALSLLSAQSEDLSSHLIGIPMAGPQIMQGDSAHHGDVQVSEKPLKVSSMEQYGPNGLYSYGMNSIEVDKLGSIMFSDASHAAGFQVHTDGIFQESKMLNAKYCPPDHGSTVDWLQLSSHLQRVEQQKNSLQVKQENEGSCYFPNFRAVCNPQG, encoded by the exons ATGATGGAGCCTTGGAGTTACAATTTAGAAGGGAAAGGTCTTATGTTTTCCGACGAAATAGATTTACAAGTCGATGTTCTTGCTACAAGTAAAAAACCATCGGAATGGGGCGATAAATCCACTTTTAATTTTGAACGCAATGGACTTGTTTCTAATGGTGAAGCGGTTGCGAGAATGGAATTGGAATTCCATGACTTTGTGAGAAAGCCTTTTCATGGTAACCAAGGAATGGAGATACTAAGTGGCGAGGTTTGCTGTAGTACTAGTAAAAGAGAAGTTTCTCCTCAGTGTATTTTTGCTTCAAATTCATGTTTTGAGGAAGTGGCTTCTGAAGCAAAGCTTTCGAGTTCTGTCCTGGAAGCTAACAGCCTAAATTCATCACTGATTGACTTGAAGCTAGGAAGACTGGCTGATTGGAAAGATGTAGAGAATAGCAAGATTTTGAAAATCAAACCGGTTTTGCCTTCTGCACCACCATCCTTGCTTACAAAGCGAGCACGTAAAGCAAGCTCATACTCTCAGACTGCCTTCTGCCAAGTCTATGGTTGTAACAAGGATTTGAGCTCCTCAAAGGATTACCACAAAAGGCATAAAGTTTGTGATGTTCACTCCAAGACTACAAAAGTAATAGTTAACGGCATTGAACAAAGGTTTTGCCAACAGTGTAGCAG GTTTCATTTGCTGGCTGAATTTGATGATGGCAAGCGAAGTTGTCGTAAACGCCTAGCAGGCCACAATGAACGTCGAAGGAAACCTCAGTTAGATACCCTTTCTGGTAAACATAAGCTGCTTCAATCATATCAAG GCACTGGATATCTAGGGACTTCCTTGCCAAAGAGAACACCCTTTGTTTTCCCAGACATTTTTCAAGCAGGCGTTGTTTATCCAGGAAAATCTGTACAAGCTAACGGGTTTAGACATATCAAATTGGAAGGGGAGTCATTTAACAGTCCTCAATCAGCAATGCCTATCACCAGTCGGCAGTTGCTTTCGAACTCTATTCTCCATCTACATGGCATTGGGAAACAACATTGTTTGGGACTGCCTTCATCAGGAACTGAAGACTATAATGTTACTGTTTCCACTGTACAGGAACTGTCAGGGCCCTCAATCTCCAGtcttgctctctctcttctgTCAGCTCAATCAGAAGACTTGTCAAGTCATTTGATAGGAATTCCAATGGCTGGCCCCCAGATTATGCAAGGTGATTCTGCCCATCACGGTGATGTTCAAGTTTCTGAGAAACCCCTAAAGGTAAGCTCTATGGAGCAGTATGGACCAAATGGACTCTATTCATATGGAATGAACTCCATAGAAGTTGACAAGCTGGGATCCATTATGTTTTCTGATGCTAGTCATGCTGCTGGTTTTCAAGTTCATACCGATGGGATTTTTCAAGAGTCAAAGATGCTGAATGCCAAGTATTGTCCTCCTGATCATGGATCCACAGTTGATTGGCTCCAATTGTCATCACATCTTCAAAGAGTGGAGCAACAAAAAAACTCCCTTCAAGTAAAGCAGGAAAATGAGGGCTCGTgctattttccaaactttagAGCAGTGTGCAATCCGCAAG GTTAA